TTGTCTAACATTTTTATATTTTTACAGAGAAAAGTAAGAATATAGAAATTACCAGTGCCAGAACAGCATATGTCTCTACAAGTGCCCCATAGACAAGCGCCCTCATACTCGCTTCAGGATGTTTTGAAGCAACGGAAATACCCGCAGCACATACCTTACCCTGATGTATAGCAGAGAAAAAACCAGAAACAGCAATAGGGAGTGTTGCTATGAGAATCTGCAATCCCTGAAAGTTAGTTATGGTAACGGTTGCTGCGCCACCTAAAATTCCTATCTTCATTAATACGAGAAAACCAGTAAGGAAGCCATATATACCCTGTGTTCCCGGCAGAGCAACAAGTAGAAGCATAATCCCAAATTTGTCTGGTTCTTCAGATAAAACACCATTTGCTTCCCTTCCTGCATACCCAATACCTATACTGGAACCAGCACCACACAGAAATACAGCGAGTGCTGCACCGGTTAATGCGTAAATCATACCCATATCCATTATCATTCTCCTTTTATATCAACATTTTTTTGCTTCTTTAATTTTTTTAATTAGTGCGGGGACTACTTCAAAAATATCACCTACAATTCCGAGATTTGCTACACGGAATATAGGAGCCTCAGGGTCTTTATTTATAGCAATGATGTAGTCAGATGTCTGCATACCTGCGAGATGCTGAATTGCTCCTGATATTCCGCAGGCAATATAAATTTTGGGTTTAACTGTTTTTCCTGTCTGTCCTACCTGATGAGGATATGGTATCCAGCCAGAATCAACAGCAGCACGTGAAGCACCGACAGCACCATCTAAAAGGTCTGCAAGTTCCCTTATCATATCAAAATTTTTAGGGTCTTTAACACCTCTGCCCCCTGACACAATCACCTCTGCTTCCTGAAGGTCAATGATGTTTTCTACCTTCTCTTTTCCAATTATACTTACTTTATGCTCCAGAATTTCTTCATCAAACTCTTCTATAATAACCTCTGGCATACCACCATTAATAACAGGTGCTTCTTCAAACATCTTGGGTCTTATGGTAGCCATCTGTGGTCTATGGTTTTTACATATGATCCTTGCCATAAGGTTTCCGCCAAATGTAGGTCTGGTCTGAATAAGCAGTTTTGTTTCAGGGTCAATACCCACATCTGTACAGTCAGCAGTAAGACCTGTTTTTACCCTCGCTGCCACAGAAGGGATGAATGCTCTGCCCATCATGGTGGCTGCTGCAATAACAATATTTGGTTTATATTTTTTAATTAACTGAGCCATTGCAACTGCATAACTTTCTTCCTGAAAATGTTCAAGTAATGGGTTCTCTATCACATATACCCTGTCTGCGCCCCTTGCTCCAATTTCATTAGCGAGAGATTTCACATTATTTCCGATAAGAACACCCGATACCTCTTCTCCAAGGATTCCTTTCAGTTTTAGTGCAGCATTTAACATCTCAAAGGCAACAGGGCAGAGTTTATCACCTCTGCTCTCTGCAAAAAACCATATGCCTTTATATTTTGATAGGTCAGATACAGAAACCACCTTTTCTTCTTTCTCAAGGGCATTTTCAGGACAGGTGTTTACACATAATCCACATAGTGTGCAGTTCTCGTTTATAAATAGTTTCCCTTCCTTTACTTCTATTGCTCCAAAAGGACAGACATCTATACACTGCTTACATAATGTACACCTTCCATAATCTATTTTTATCATAGCCATCAGACAACTCCCAGTCGCTTCAGTTCATTGAAAATCTCGTCCACAACCTTTTCTGTGTCACCTTCTACCTTTCTTCCTTCTTTCTTCATATGTTCTGTCCATACATCAACAACCCTCGTAGG
Above is a window of bacterium DNA encoding:
- a CDS encoding V-type ATP synthase subunit K — translated: MIMDMGMIYALTGAALAVFLCGAGSSIGIGYAGREANGVLSEEPDKFGIMLLLVALPGTQGIYGFLTGFLVLMKIGILGGAATVTITNFQGLQILIATLPIAVSGFFSAIHQGKVCAAGISVASKHPEASMRALVYGALVETYAVLALVISIFLLFSVKI
- a CDS encoding electron transfer flavoprotein subunit alpha yields the protein MIKIDYGRCTLCKQCIDVCPFGAIEVKEGKLFINENCTLCGLCVNTCPENALEKEEKVVSVSDLSKYKGIWFFAESRGDKLCPVAFEMLNAALKLKGILGEEVSGVLIGNNVKSLANEIGARGADRVYVIENPLLEHFQEESYAVAMAQLIKKYKPNIVIAAATMMGRAFIPSVAARVKTGLTADCTDVGIDPETKLLIQTRPTFGGNLMARIICKNHRPQMATIRPKMFEEAPVINGGMPEVIIEEFDEEILEHKVSIIGKEKVENIIDLQEAEVIVSGGRGVKDPKNFDMIRELADLLDGAVGASRAAVDSGWIPYPHQVGQTGKTVKPKIYIACGISGAIQHLAGMQTSDYIIAINKDPEAPIFRVANLGIVGDIFEVVPALIKKIKEAKKC